One genomic window of Fibrobacter sp. UWB4 includes the following:
- a CDS encoding ParB/RepB/Spo0J family partition protein, whose protein sequence is MGKQALGRGLSAIFKAHDVLGNSVDNAINNSAAPENAATDNQKIVEINIDLIDPNPFQPRKFFDDDELVELAETIEKHGLIQPIAVRKVGDRYQIISGERRTRASKLANCQTIKAQIYENLDDKTMSEWALIENIQRVDLNPIEVAQSYQQLIDNHNYTHDDLAKTVGKSRSAITNALRLLKLPNQVQAWIQEGKLAGGAARALCSEKIADPEALAKRVIEEGLNVRQIEAIARGEDPFAQTRDESGETREAEPENVAAAPEEDEMPEVHGSEPRPKIELSADLKNFENRLETFFGTKVALNPSAKDQTKGTIVINYYSMDDLTRIQEIMENR, encoded by the coding sequence ATGGGTAAACAAGCACTTGGTCGCGGTCTCTCTGCAATTTTTAAGGCACACGATGTTCTCGGCAACTCTGTCGATAACGCTATCAACAATTCCGCAGCTCCAGAAAATGCTGCGACGGACAATCAGAAAATTGTCGAAATCAACATCGACTTGATCGACCCGAACCCGTTCCAGCCGCGTAAGTTCTTCGACGACGATGAACTTGTCGAACTTGCTGAAACCATCGAAAAGCACGGACTTATCCAGCCGATCGCTGTCCGCAAGGTGGGCGACCGTTACCAGATCATCAGCGGTGAACGCCGTACCCGTGCATCAAAGCTTGCCAACTGCCAGACCATCAAGGCCCAGATTTACGAAAATCTCGACGACAAGACCATGAGCGAATGGGCTTTGATCGAGAACATTCAGCGTGTGGACCTGAACCCGATCGAAGTGGCGCAGTCTTACCAGCAGTTGATCGACAACCATAACTATACACACGACGACTTGGCCAAGACGGTCGGCAAGTCCCGTTCCGCCATCACGAACGCACTTCGTCTCTTGAAGCTCCCGAACCAGGTTCAGGCCTGGATCCAGGAAGGCAAACTTGCAGGCGGTGCCGCCCGTGCTCTTTGCAGTGAAAAAATTGCAGACCCGGAAGCTCTTGCAAAGCGTGTCATCGAAGAAGGTTTGAACGTCCGCCAGATCGAAGCGATCGCCCGCGGCGAAGATCCGTTTGCTCAGACGAGAGACGAGAGCGGAGAAACGAGAGAAGCTGAACCTGAAAATGTCGCAGCCGCTCCCGAAGAAGATGAAATGCCGGAAGTCCATGGCAGTGAACCGAGACCGAAGATAGAACTCAGCGCCGATCTCAAGAACTTCGAAAACAGGCTCGAAACGTTCTTTGGCACAAAGGTCGCACTCAACCCGAGCGCCAAGGACCAAACCAAGGGCACCATCGTCATCAACTACTATTCCATGGACGACCTGACAAGAATCCAGGAAATCATGGAAAACCGCTAA
- a CDS encoding M23 family metallopeptidase: MSRKFYTIQIIPENTTGSKKYRISSKQFYLFHIGLVLVAIILILFIVHIARINKTLISYEKMRVYNAQLVKQNANYEELFSRLDSLWIMENRIQNIFETFLENDSNKINSIIERNRFAHVPSSKNSIDFEGIHNWLTTDEKIRLERIPNVIPAVGIISKKFSYENKHLGIDISARKGNPVFASGSGKVTFAGNSGDLGNTVVIDHQNGYKSSYSHLKSLRTRKGSNITKGDVIGYVGDTGNTSGPHLHYSITKNNIPQDPETIFTY, from the coding sequence GTGAGTCGTAAGTTCTACACTATCCAGATTATTCCGGAAAACACGACCGGTTCAAAAAAGTACCGCATATCGAGCAAGCAATTTTACTTGTTCCATATCGGTCTTGTCCTGGTCGCTATCATCCTCATTTTGTTCATTGTCCACATTGCAAGGATCAACAAGACCCTCATCAGCTACGAAAAGATGCGTGTATACAATGCGCAGCTCGTAAAGCAGAACGCAAACTACGAAGAACTCTTCTCGAGACTTGATTCACTGTGGATCATGGAAAACCGAATCCAGAATATTTTTGAAACGTTCCTCGAAAACGACTCCAACAAGATCAACAGCATCATCGAGCGCAACCGCTTTGCGCATGTCCCCTCTAGCAAGAACAGTATCGATTTCGAAGGTATCCACAACTGGCTCACGACCGACGAAAAAATCCGCCTGGAAAGAATCCCGAACGTGATCCCGGCTGTGGGCATCATCAGCAAGAAGTTCTCTTACGAAAACAAGCACCTGGGAATCGACATCTCGGCTCGCAAGGGAAACCCGGTATTTGCATCGGGTAGCGGCAAGGTAACATTCGCGGGCAACAGTGGCGATCTTGGAAACACCGTAGTCATTGACCATCAGAACGGATACAAATCCAGCTATTCACATCTCAAAAGCCTAAGGACCCGAAAAGGATCCAATATCACAAAAGGCGACGTGATTGGATATGTCGGCGACACCGGCAACACGAGTGGTCCGCACTTACACTATTCTATTACCAAGAACAATATACCTCAGGATCCAGAAACCATATTTACATACTAG
- a CDS encoding polymer-forming cytoskeletal protein: protein MASKNEQEFTQIGRSVQVNGSITGKTDLRIAGKVYGNVSIDGELILEKFALIEGDVKCGAAILAGSIKGDVDCKRKLVLQDNAKIIGNVKAEQLIINEGAIFQGSCEMSTTTIK from the coding sequence ATGGCGAGCAAAAACGAACAGGAATTCACCCAAATCGGAAGAAGCGTTCAAGTTAACGGAAGCATTACTGGGAAAACGGATTTGCGAATCGCCGGAAAAGTTTATGGCAATGTCTCCATAGATGGAGAACTGATTCTGGAAAAATTTGCCCTCATAGAAGGCGACGTCAAATGTGGCGCCGCTATTCTTGCAGGTTCCATAAAAGGCGATGTGGATTGCAAGAGAAAACTAGTTCTTCAGGACAACGCGAAAATCATCGGGAACGTAAAGGCAGAACAGCTTATCATTAACGAAGGAGCCATCTTCCAGGGTTCCTGTGAAATGTCCACCACTACTATTAAATAA
- a CDS encoding metallophosphoesterase, whose amino-acid sequence MEKKVLKIGQITDTHIGGDASPVQGIDVRKNFLTAYNSETMKGLDLLVLSGDLADDASPEAYSYIAGILKDCKVPVCIIPGNHDDLGIMERYFDLEGKIRNGKCYYRYDIDGRSIFFLDSADGTVSSEQLSWLENETAKVDDEVLLFMHHPPCHCDHKFMDSRYALKNIEEVQTTLLKIGNIKRIFVGHYHSEMEERIGDKIVYVTPSTQMQIDPNASDFSRTPKGPGWRVIEWGENFLKTNVYF is encoded by the coding sequence ATGGAAAAAAAAGTACTAAAGATAGGTCAAATAACGGACACCCACATCGGTGGTGATGCGAGTCCTGTCCAGGGTATTGACGTTCGCAAGAACTTTCTTACAGCCTACAATTCCGAGACCATGAAAGGTCTGGACCTTTTGGTGCTATCCGGGGACTTGGCCGACGACGCTTCGCCGGAAGCATATTCCTATATTGCCGGCATCCTGAAGGACTGCAAAGTCCCTGTCTGCATCATCCCGGGAAACCATGACGACCTCGGTATCATGGAAAGGTATTTTGACCTGGAAGGCAAAATCAGAAACGGCAAGTGCTATTACCGTTATGATATTGATGGCCGTTCCATTTTTTTCCTGGATAGCGCTGATGGAACTGTTTCGAGTGAACAGCTTTCGTGGCTCGAAAATGAAACTGCAAAAGTGGATGACGAAGTCTTGCTGTTCATGCACCATCCGCCATGCCATTGCGACCATAAGTTTATGGATTCGAGATATGCGCTGAAGAACATCGAGGAAGTCCAGACGACGCTTTTGAAGATAGGGAATATCAAGCGTATTTTTGTGGGGCATTACCATAGCGAGATGGAAGAGAGGATTGGAGACAAGATTGTGTATGTCACTCCATCGACTCAGATGCAGATCGATCCAAACGCTTCTGACTTTTCCA